One genomic region from Pecten maximus chromosome 5, xPecMax1.1, whole genome shotgun sequence encodes:
- the LOC117328405 gene encoding spore wall protein 2-like produces the protein METVDKGLLLSTTDNTPQGLLLSTTDNTPQGLLLSTTDHTPQGLLLSTTDNTPQGLHLSTTDNTPQGLLLSTTDNTPQGLLLSTTDNIPQGLLLSTTDNTPQGLLLSTTDNTPQGLLLSTTDNPPQGLLLSTTANTPQGLLLSTTDNTPQGLLLSTTDNTPQGLLLSTTDNTPQGLLLSTTDNTPQGLLLSTTDNTPQGLPVSTTDHTSKGLHLSTTHNTPQGLLLSTTDHTPKGLHLSTTHNTSQGLLLSTTDHTPQGLLLSTTDNTPQGLLLSTTDHTPQGLHLSTTDNILQGLHISTTDNTPQGLLLSTTDNTPQGLLLNTTDNTPQGLLLSTTDNTPQGLLLSTTDNTPRGLPLSTTDHTPQGLHLSTTDNTPQGLLLSTTDNTPHGLLLSTTDNTPQ, from the exons ATGGAAACAGTGGATAAG GGCTTACTTCTCAGTACAACAGACAACACACCACAGGGCTTACTTCTCAGTACAACAGACAACACACCACAGGGCTTACTTCTCAGTACaacagaccacacaccacaGGGCTTACTTCTCAGTACAACAGACAACACACCACAGGGATTACATCTAAGTACAACAGACAACACACCACAGGGCTTACTTCTCAGTACAACAGACAACACACCACAGGGCTTACTTCTCAGTACAACAGACAACATACCACAGGGCTTACTTCTCAGTACAACAGACAACACACCACAGGGCTTACTTCTCAGTACAACAGACAACACACCACAGGGCTTACTTCTCAGTACAACAGACAACCCACCACAGGGCTTACTTCTCAGTACAACAGCCAACACACCACAGGGCTTACTTCTCAGTACAACCGACAACACACCACAGGGCTTACTTCTCAGTACAACAGACAACACACCACAGGGCTTACTTCTCAGTACAACAGACAACACACCACAGGGCTTACTTCTCAGTACAACAGACAACACACCACAGGGCTTACTTCTCAGTACAACAGACAACACACCACAGGGCTTACCTGTCAGTACGACAGACCACACATCAAAGGGCTTACATCtcagtacaacacacaacacaccacAGGGCTTACTTCTCAGTACAACAGACCACACACCAAAGGGCTTACATCtcagtacaacacacaacacatcacagGGCTTACTTCTCAGTACaacagaccacacaccacaGGGCTTACTTCTCAGTACAACAGACAACACACCACAGGGCTTACTTCTCAGTACaacagaccacacaccacaGGGATTACATCTAAGTACAACAGACAACATACTACAGGGCTTACATATCAGTACAACAGACAACACACCACAGGGATTACTTCTCAGTACAACAGACAACACACCACAGGGCTTACTTCTCAATACAACAGACAACACACCACAGGGCTTACTTCTCAGTACAACAGACAACACACCACAGGGCTTACTTCTCAGTACAACAGACAACACACCACGGGGCTTACCTCTCAGTACaacagaccacacaccacaGGGCTTACATCTCAGTACAACAGACAACACACCACAGGGCTTACTTCTCAGTACAACAGACAACACACCACACGGCTTACTTCTCAGTACAACAGACAACACGCCACAGTGA
- the LOC117328406 gene encoding uncharacterized protein LOC117328406 translates to MSRDLILGLQSSVLSDLFDSQSSELSDLFDSQSSELSDLFDSQSSVLSNLFDSQSSVLSYLFDSQSSVLSNLFDSQSSVLSNLFDSQSSELSDLFDSQSSVLSNLFDSQSSELSDLFDSQSSVLSYLFDSQSSELSDLFDSQSSVLSNLFDSQSSELSYLFDSQSSVLSYLFDSQSSELSDLFDSQSSELSYLFDSQSSVLSNLFDSQSSVLSNLFDSQSSELSDLFDSQSSVLSNLFDSQSSELSDLFDSQSSVLSYLFDSQSSELSDLFDSQSSVLSNLFDSQSSELSYLFDSQSSVLSYLFDSQSSVLSYLFDSQ, encoded by the coding sequence TCAGTCATCTGTGTTATCTGACTTGTTTGACAGTCAGTCATCTGAGTTATCTGACTTGTTTGACAGTCAGTCATCTGAGTTATCTGACTTGTTTGACAGTCAGTCATCTGTGTTATCTAACTTGTTTGACAGTCAGTCATCTGTGTTATCTTACTTGTTTGACAGTCAGTCATCTGTGTTATCTAACTTGTTTGACAGTCAGTCATCTGTGTTATCTAACTTGTTTGACAGTCAGTCATCTGAGTTATCTGACTTGTTTGACAGTCAGTCATCTGTGTTATCTAACTTGTTTGACAGTCAGTCATCTGAGTTATCTGACTTGTTTGACAGTCAGTCATCTGTGTTATCTTACTTGTTTGACAGTCAGTCATCTGAGTTATCTGACTTGTTTGACAGTCAGTCATCTGTGTTATCTAACTTGTTTGACAGTCAGTCATCTGAGTTATCTTACTTGTTTGACAGTCAGTCATCTGTGTTATCTTACTTGTTTGACAGTCAGTCATCTGAGTTATCTGACTTGTTTGACAGTCAGTCATCTGAGTTATCTTACTTGTTTGACAGTCAGTCATCTGTGTTATCTAACTTGTTTGACAGTCAGTCATCTGTGTTATCTAACTTGTTTGACAGTCAGTCATCTGAGTTATCTGACTTGTTTGACAGTCAGTCATCTGTGTTATCTAACTTGTTTGACAGTCAGTCATCTGAGTTATCTGACTTGTTTGACAGTCAGTCATCTGTGTTATCTTACTTGTTTGACAGTCAGTCATCTGAGTTATCTGACTTGTTTGACAGTCAGTCATCTGTGTTATCTAACTTGTTTGACAGTCAGTCATCTGAGTTATCTTACTTGTTTGACAGTCAGTCATCTGTGTTATCTTACTTGTTTGACAGTCAGTCATCTGTGTTATCTTACTTGTTTGACAGTCAGTGA